One part of the Longimicrobium sp. genome encodes these proteins:
- a CDS encoding SDR family oxidoreductase — translation MALDLTGRTAVVTGSSKGIGFSIAEALARANANVIVSARNAAEVAEAARQLEGAGGGKVLGIPCDVGRLEDVRRLIGATAEQLGGVDILVNNAGFGIFSPVDQIDPAEWDRLIATNLSGVFYCCHEAIPHLKNSKDAWIINIASLAGKNPFAGGTAYNASKFGLVGFSEALMMDVRQHGIRVNYIMPGSVNTYFNDNEPDESGAWKIQPEDIAQVVMDLLALPSNSLVSRVEMRPARPPKH, via the coding sequence ATGGCGCTGGATCTGACGGGGCGGACGGCGGTGGTGACGGGGAGCAGCAAGGGGATCGGCTTCTCGATCGCCGAGGCGCTGGCGCGGGCGAACGCGAACGTGATCGTCTCCGCGCGCAACGCCGCGGAGGTGGCGGAAGCCGCGCGGCAGCTGGAGGGCGCGGGCGGGGGGAAAGTGCTCGGCATCCCCTGCGACGTGGGCAGGCTGGAGGACGTGCGGCGGCTGATCGGGGCAACGGCGGAGCAGCTGGGCGGGGTCGACATCCTGGTGAACAACGCCGGCTTCGGCATCTTCTCGCCGGTGGACCAGATCGACCCGGCGGAGTGGGACCGGCTGATCGCCACCAACCTGTCCGGCGTGTTCTACTGCTGCCACGAGGCGATCCCGCATCTGAAGAACAGCAAGGATGCGTGGATCATCAACATCGCGTCGCTGGCGGGGAAGAACCCGTTCGCGGGCGGGACGGCGTACAACGCCAGCAAGTTCGGCCTCGTGGGCTTCAGCGAGGCGCTGATGATGGACGTGCGGCAGCACGGCATCCGCGTCAACTACATCATGCCCGGAAGCGTGAACACCTACTTCAACGACAACGAGCCGGACGAGTCGGGCGCCTGGAAGATCCAGCCCGAGGACATCGCCCAGGTGGTGATGGACCTGCTCGCGCTCCCCTCCAACTCCCTCGTCTCGCGCGTGGAGATG